Proteins from one Mycolicibacter virginiensis genomic window:
- the hemQ gene encoding hydrogen peroxide-dependent heme synthase yields MAHLDYDKLNSTLRYVMFSVFSVNPGGLDAGSQTREEIADQVATFLKQQEERGVVVRGVYDVAGLRADADFMIWTHAERIEDLQATYAGFRRTALGRACEPVWSSVALHRPAEFNRSHVPAFIAGEPAGAYVCVYPFVRSLEWYVLPEEDRRRMLAEHGMAAREYKDVRANTVPAFALGDYEWILAFEAPELDRIVDLMRDLRNTEARLHAREETPFFTGPRVEVEQLVASLP; encoded by the coding sequence ATGGCGCACCTCGACTACGACAAGTTGAACTCCACTCTCCGCTACGTGATGTTCTCGGTGTTCTCGGTGAATCCGGGTGGACTCGACGCGGGTTCGCAGACCCGAGAGGAGATCGCCGACCAGGTCGCCACCTTCTTGAAGCAGCAGGAAGAGCGGGGCGTGGTGGTCCGCGGGGTGTACGACGTCGCCGGCCTGCGCGCCGACGCCGACTTCATGATCTGGACCCACGCCGAGCGCATCGAAGACCTGCAGGCCACCTACGCCGGTTTCCGTCGCACCGCACTGGGCCGGGCCTGCGAGCCGGTGTGGAGCAGCGTGGCATTGCACCGGCCGGCCGAGTTCAATCGCAGTCATGTTCCGGCGTTCATCGCCGGTGAACCGGCAGGCGCCTACGTCTGCGTGTATCCCTTCGTGCGGTCGCTCGAGTGGTACGTCCTGCCCGAAGAGGACCGTCGCAGGATGCTGGCCGAGCACGGCATGGCGGCCCGGGAGTACAAGGATGTGCGGGCCAACACCGTGCCCGCGTTCGCGCTCGGCGACTACGAGTGGATCCTGGCGTTCGAGGCGCCCGAACTCGACCGGATCGTCGACCTGATGCGCGACCTGCGCAACACCGAGGCGCGCTTGCACGCTCGGGAGGAAACCCCGTTCTTCACCGGCCCCCGGGTCGAGGTGGAGCAGTTAGTGGCGTCGCTGCCGTAG
- the zapE gene encoding cell division protein ZapE: protein MASIAPCDYSSCVPNPAAESIDHLVDRHPAVSPERLIAQLKPPPTFAGASFASYRPDPAQPSQAAAVTACTAFCAQALTRRAGRRKLLGKREVLPGVGIYLDGGFGVGKTHLLASIYHTITDTGSSLGAAQAPGTAFATFMELTQLAGVFGFTECIELLGGYTVVCIDEFELDDPGNTTLVSRLLSELVARGVSIAATSNTLPEQLGEGRFAVQDFLREISALASIFTPVRVDGPDYRHRDLPPAPEPPSAQQVTQRAAARPGATLDDFDGLCVHLATMHPSRYLTLIEGVTAVFLTGAHPIDDQNVALRLVALTDRLYDAGIPVVASGAKLDQIFSAEMLAGGYRKKYLRATSRLLALSSGG, encoded by the coding sequence ATGGCCTCGATTGCACCATGTGACTACAGTTCGTGCGTGCCCAATCCAGCCGCTGAGTCGATCGACCACCTGGTAGACCGGCATCCGGCGGTGTCGCCGGAACGGTTGATCGCGCAGCTCAAGCCGCCCCCGACGTTCGCCGGCGCCAGCTTCGCCAGCTACCGACCAGACCCGGCGCAACCCAGCCAGGCGGCCGCCGTGACGGCGTGCACCGCGTTCTGCGCGCAGGCGCTGACCCGGCGTGCCGGGCGGCGCAAGCTGCTGGGCAAGCGCGAGGTGTTGCCGGGCGTGGGCATCTACCTCGACGGCGGTTTCGGTGTCGGCAAGACGCACCTGCTGGCCTCGATCTACCACACGATCACCGACACCGGCAGCAGCCTTGGCGCTGCCCAGGCGCCTGGCACGGCGTTCGCGACGTTCATGGAGCTGACCCAGTTGGCCGGGGTGTTCGGCTTCACCGAGTGCATCGAGCTGCTCGGCGGCTACACCGTGGTGTGCATCGACGAATTCGAACTCGACGATCCGGGCAACACCACCTTGGTGTCGCGGCTGTTGTCCGAATTGGTGGCGCGTGGGGTCTCTATCGCCGCGACATCGAACACGCTGCCCGAGCAGCTCGGCGAAGGCCGCTTCGCTGTGCAGGACTTTCTACGTGAGATCAGTGCGCTGGCAAGCATTTTCACCCCGGTGCGCGTTGACGGCCCCGACTATCGGCACCGGGACCTGCCACCGGCGCCCGAACCGCCCTCAGCTCAACAGGTCACGCAGCGCGCAGCGGCGCGGCCCGGAGCGACATTGGACGACTTCGACGGGCTGTGTGTCCACCTGGCCACTATGCACCCGTCGCGCTACCTGACCCTGATCGAGGGCGTCACCGCGGTGTTTCTCACCGGCGCGCACCCGATCGACGACCAGAATGTGGCGCTGCGATTGGTCGCCCTCACCGATCGCCTGTATGACGCCGGCATTCCGGTGGTGGCTTCCGGCGCCAAACTCGACCAGATCTTCAGCGCCGAGATGCTGGCCGGTGGTTATCGCAAGAAGTACCTGCGGGC
- the aftC gene encoding arabinofuranan 3-O-arabinosyltransferase, with the protein MHRAGTALQAAFRPPTSPPSTATVLRSVLWPVAIMSLIHRAIVLPLNGNITDDFKPVYRAVLNFRHGLDIYNEHFDYVDPHYLYSPGGTLLMSPFGYLPETLSRYTFIATNTIAIVLAAYLLLRMFGFGLSSVAAPALLAAMFLTESVSSTLVFTNINGVILLAEVLFLRWLLDGRASRQWWAGVAIGLTIVVKPVLIPLLLLPLLSRQWRPFVGAIAVPVLFNVVAFPLASDPNSYFTHTVPYIMGTRDYFNSSILGNGVFFGLPAGLILFMRVLFTVLAAVSLWLLYRYYRTRDPRFWMLTSSGVLLTTSFLVLSLGQGYYSIVLFPFLMTVVLPNSVLRNWPAWLGIYGFMTLDKWLIFRWMNIGRPLDYLKITYGWSLLLIVICTVLCYRYLDAKEQGRLDDGIDPAWLTAEPKRINVDA; encoded by the coding sequence ATGCACCGGGCGGGCACCGCCCTACAGGCCGCGTTCCGGCCCCCCACGTCCCCGCCGAGCACCGCGACCGTACTGCGTTCGGTGCTGTGGCCGGTGGCCATCATGTCGTTGATCCATCGCGCCATCGTGCTGCCGCTCAACGGCAACATCACCGATGACTTCAAACCGGTCTACCGGGCGGTGCTGAACTTCCGGCACGGCCTGGACATTTACAACGAGCACTTCGACTACGTCGATCCGCACTACCTGTACTCCCCCGGCGGCACCCTGCTGATGTCGCCGTTCGGATATCTGCCGGAGACCCTGTCGCGGTACACGTTCATCGCGACCAACACGATCGCGATCGTGCTCGCCGCTTACCTGCTGCTGCGGATGTTCGGATTCGGGCTGAGCTCGGTCGCGGCGCCGGCCCTGTTGGCGGCGATGTTCCTCACCGAAAGCGTGAGCAGCACACTGGTGTTCACCAACATCAACGGTGTGATTCTGCTGGCCGAGGTGTTGTTCTTGCGCTGGCTGCTCGACGGCCGGGCGAGCCGCCAGTGGTGGGCCGGTGTCGCCATCGGCTTGACCATTGTGGTCAAGCCGGTGCTGATACCGCTGCTGCTGCTGCCGCTGCTGAGCCGGCAGTGGCGGCCGTTCGTCGGAGCGATCGCGGTGCCCGTGCTGTTCAACGTGGTGGCGTTCCCGCTGGCCAGCGATCCGAACAGCTACTTCACCCACACGGTGCCGTACATCATGGGCACCCGCGACTACTTCAACTCCTCGATCCTGGGCAACGGCGTGTTCTTCGGGCTGCCCGCGGGCCTCATCCTGTTCATGCGGGTGCTGTTCACCGTGTTGGCTGCCGTCAGCCTGTGGCTGCTCTACCGCTACTACCGCACCCGCGACCCCCGGTTCTGGATGCTGACCTCCTCCGGCGTGCTGCTGACGACGTCGTTCTTGGTGCTGTCGCTGGGCCAGGGCTACTACTCGATCGTGCTGTTCCCGTTCCTGATGACCGTGGTGCTGCCGAACTCGGTGCTGCGCAACTGGCCGGCGTGGCTGGGGATCTACGGGTTCATGACCCTGGACAAGTGGCTGATCTTCCGGTGGATGAACATCGGGCGGCCACTGGACTACCTCAAGATCACCTACGGTTGGTCGCTGCTGCTGATCGTGATCTGCACGGTGCTGTGCTATCGCTACCTGGATGCCAAGGAGCAGGGCCGCCTGGACGACGGGATCGATCCGGCCTGGCTGACGGCCGAGCCGAAGCGGATTAACGTGGACGCATGA
- the msrB gene encoding peptide-methionine (R)-S-oxide reductase MsrB → MTSPKVSLTDDEWRAKLTPEEFAVLRRAGTEPPNTGEYTDTTTEGVYECRACGAELFRSAEKFHSHCGWPSFFDPADSDAVILRSDDSLGMRRTEVLCASCHSHLGHVFTGEGYPTPTDQRYCINSICLRLVPASS, encoded by the coding sequence ATGACCTCTCCCAAGGTGTCGCTCACCGACGACGAGTGGCGCGCGAAACTGACCCCCGAAGAGTTCGCGGTGCTGCGCCGCGCCGGTACCGAGCCGCCGAACACCGGCGAATACACCGACACCACCACCGAAGGTGTCTACGAGTGCCGGGCGTGCGGTGCCGAGTTGTTCCGCAGCGCAGAGAAATTCCACTCTCACTGCGGTTGGCCGTCGTTCTTCGACCCGGCCGACTCCGACGCGGTGATACTGCGCTCGGATGACTCGCTGGGGATGCGGCGCACCGAGGTGCTGTGCGCGTCCTGCCATAGCCATTTGGGCCACGTATTCACCGGCGAGGGCTACCCCACCCCCACCGACCAGCGCTACTGCATAAACTCGATTTGTCTGCGGCTGGTGCCGGCGTCGTCCTGA
- the hemE gene encoding uroporphyrinogen decarboxylase, translated as MSARRELPDSPYLAAAAGRQPNRMPVWFMRQAGRSLPEYRELRAQHSMLAACFDPELVCEITLQPVRRHDVDAAILFSDIVVPLRGAGVDLDIVPDVGPVIADPVRSASDVAALRPLDPQQVTAVAAAVSLLVDALGTVPLIGFAGAPFTMASYLVEGGPSRTHARTKAMMLADPDTWHELMTRLTDLTIAFLTVQLDHGVDAIQLFDSWAGTLCLADYRCFVAPHSARVFATLADRDVPMTHFGVQTGELLGEMAATGATVVGVDWRTSLTDAAARVGAGRALQGNLDPAVLLAGWPAVERAAKAVVADGRAAVAAGASGHVFNLGHGVLPETDPGVLTDLVSLVHSL; from the coding sequence ATGAGTGCCCGTCGTGAACTGCCTGATTCCCCGTACCTGGCCGCCGCTGCCGGCCGGCAACCCAACCGGATGCCGGTCTGGTTCATGCGCCAGGCCGGTCGATCCCTGCCGGAATACCGTGAGCTGCGCGCACAGCACAGCATGCTGGCGGCCTGTTTTGATCCCGAACTGGTCTGCGAGATCACGCTGCAGCCGGTGCGCCGACATGATGTCGACGCGGCGATCCTGTTCTCCGACATCGTGGTGCCGCTGCGTGGCGCCGGGGTGGATCTGGACATCGTCCCCGATGTCGGGCCGGTGATCGCCGACCCGGTGCGCAGCGCGAGTGATGTCGCTGCCCTGCGGCCGTTGGACCCGCAGCAGGTGACGGCCGTCGCGGCGGCGGTATCGCTGCTGGTGGACGCACTCGGAACGGTGCCGCTGATCGGCTTCGCCGGCGCGCCGTTCACCATGGCCTCCTACCTGGTCGAGGGCGGGCCCAGCCGGACCCACGCCCGCACCAAGGCGATGATGCTGGCCGATCCGGACACCTGGCATGAGTTGATGACGCGGCTTACCGACCTGACCATCGCATTTCTGACGGTGCAACTCGACCACGGCGTGGACGCCATTCAGTTGTTCGACTCCTGGGCCGGAACGCTGTGCCTGGCCGACTACCGGTGTTTCGTGGCACCGCACAGCGCCCGGGTGTTCGCCACGCTCGCCGACCGGGACGTGCCGATGACGCACTTCGGCGTGCAGACCGGCGAGCTGTTGGGTGAGATGGCGGCTACCGGGGCCACGGTCGTCGGGGTGGACTGGCGTACCTCACTGACCGACGCCGCCGCCCGGGTGGGCGCCGGACGGGCCTTGCAGGGCAACCTGGACCCGGCGGTGCTGCTGGCGGGGTGGCCGGCCGTGGAGCGTGCCGCCAAGGCCGTCGTCGCCGATGGCCGTGCCGCTGTTGCCGCCGGAGCGTCGGGGCACGTTTTTAACCTCGGACACGGCGTACTGCCGGAGACCGACCCCGGGGTGCTGACCGACCTGGTATCGCTGGTTCATTCATTGTGA
- a CDS encoding pyrimidine reductase family protein: MSDLSADPGFTLLGSTAPIDDGELGRLYAYPETDIPRVWVRANFIGSIDGGATVAGTSGGLAGSGDRSLFMLLRALADIVLVGAGTVRVENYGGARLGVAQRQGRRDRGQSELPRLAIVTQSGQLDRDLRVFNDTELAPLVLTCSAVADDTRRRLAGYAEVLDCSGDDPGRVDEAVVLAALAQREQFRVLTEGGPTLLGSFIERELLDELCLTMAPYLVGGLARRIATGPGELTTPMRCAHLLADESGYLYGRYVKSARL, translated from the coding sequence ATGTCCGACCTCAGCGCAGACCCGGGATTCACCCTGCTGGGCTCCACGGCGCCCATCGACGACGGCGAACTGGGCCGGTTGTACGCCTACCCCGAAACCGATATTCCGCGCGTGTGGGTGCGGGCCAATTTCATCGGGAGCATCGACGGTGGCGCCACGGTGGCCGGCACCTCCGGCGGGTTGGCCGGGTCCGGCGATCGGTCCCTGTTCATGCTGCTGCGAGCGCTGGCCGACATCGTGCTGGTGGGTGCGGGCACGGTCCGAGTCGAGAATTACGGCGGAGCGCGGCTCGGGGTTGCGCAACGCCAGGGCCGCCGCGACCGCGGACAGTCCGAACTGCCCCGGTTGGCGATCGTGACCCAGTCCGGGCAACTGGACCGCGACCTGCGGGTCTTCAACGACACGGAGCTGGCGCCGCTGGTGTTGACCTGCTCCGCGGTCGCCGACGACACCCGGCGGCGACTGGCCGGGTACGCCGAAGTGCTGGACTGCTCGGGCGATGACCCCGGGCGGGTCGACGAGGCCGTGGTGCTGGCCGCGTTGGCGCAGCGCGAACAGTTCCGGGTCCTCACCGAAGGCGGACCGACCTTGCTGGGATCGTTCATCGAGCGCGAGCTGCTCGACGAGCTCTGCCTGACCATGGCCCCCTATCTGGTCGGTGGCCTGGCCCGCCGCATCGCCACCGGTCCGGGCGAGCTGACGACGCCGATGCGCTGTGCGCATCTGCTCGCCGACGAATCCGGCTACCTCTACGGCCGCTACGTCAAAAGCGCGCGCCTATAA
- a CDS encoding ribonuclease D, translating to MSEQTTEPAVTEEPEPTPLPHPADGVPEVSVTRTQIGAAADLLAGGHGPFAVDAERASGFRYSNRAYLIQIRRAGAGTVLIDPVGAGEDPAALLRPVAEVLDDDEWILHAADQDLACLAEVGMWPKALYDTELAGRLAGFDRVNLAAMVQRLLGLGLAKGHGAADWSKRPLPADWLNYAALDVEVLIELRQAVAEVLAEQGKTDWAAQEFNHVRVTDFTTTTRRDRWRRTSGIHKVRDRRGLAAVRELWTVRDQIAARRDIAPGRVLPDSAIIAAAVANPTTVAELLALPVFGGPKQRRSASTWLAALAAARDNPEPLEAGESASGPPPPSRWARRKPEAAARLEAARAALGAVSELVHVPTENLITPELVRRLCWDWKPAASDAAVAIEEFLVAGGARPWQRELTVPVLAQALGRA from the coding sequence ATGTCCGAGCAGACCACCGAACCGGCCGTCACCGAAGAGCCCGAGCCGACACCGCTGCCGCACCCTGCCGATGGGGTGCCGGAGGTATCGGTCACCCGCACCCAGATCGGTGCCGCCGCAGACCTGCTGGCAGGCGGTCACGGACCGTTCGCCGTGGATGCCGAGCGGGCGTCGGGCTTCCGCTACTCCAACCGTGCCTACCTCATCCAGATCCGTCGAGCGGGTGCCGGGACGGTGCTGATCGATCCGGTCGGCGCCGGCGAGGATCCGGCTGCCCTGCTGCGCCCAGTCGCCGAAGTACTCGACGACGACGAGTGGATTCTGCACGCCGCCGACCAGGACCTGGCCTGCCTGGCCGAGGTCGGCATGTGGCCCAAGGCGCTGTACGACACCGAACTGGCCGGGCGGCTGGCCGGCTTCGACAGGGTCAACCTGGCCGCGATGGTGCAGCGACTGTTGGGACTGGGTCTTGCCAAGGGACACGGCGCCGCTGACTGGTCAAAGCGACCGCTGCCTGCCGATTGGCTCAACTATGCGGCACTCGACGTCGAGGTGCTCATCGAACTGCGCCAGGCGGTCGCTGAAGTGCTGGCCGAGCAGGGCAAAACCGATTGGGCGGCACAGGAGTTCAATCACGTCCGGGTGACCGACTTCACCACCACGACGCGCCGGGACCGCTGGCGGCGTACGTCGGGCATTCACAAGGTGCGCGATCGACGCGGCCTGGCCGCCGTCCGAGAGCTCTGGACGGTCCGCGACCAGATCGCCGCGCGCCGGGACATCGCGCCCGGACGCGTCCTGCCCGACTCGGCGATCATCGCTGCGGCCGTCGCCAACCCCACCACCGTCGCAGAGCTGCTCGCCCTACCGGTCTTCGGCGGACCCAAACAACGTCGCAGCGCGTCGACCTGGTTGGCAGCGCTGGCCGCAGCACGCGACAACCCCGAGCCGCTGGAAGCCGGCGAATCCGCCAGCGGGCCGCCGCCGCCATCGCGCTGGGCACGGCGCAAGCCCGAGGCCGCCGCACGACTGGAGGCCGCCCGCGCCGCGCTGGGCGCAGTATCCGAGCTGGTGCACGTGCCGACCGAGAACCTGATCACCCCGGAGCTGGTGCGCAGGCTGTGCTGGGATTGGAAACCTGCGGCATCGGACGCAGCGGTGGCGATCGAGGAGTTCTTGGTCGCCGGCGGCGCACGCCCCTGGCAGCGTGAGCTGACGGTGCCGGTGCTGGCGCAGGCTCTCGGCCGCGCCTAG
- a CDS encoding protoporphyrinogen oxidase yields MVTTSYCVVGGGISGLAAAHRLRATLGDAVDITIFDPADRLGGLLRTETLGGIGVDVGAEAFIARRPEVPALLAELGLADRQRGTTGVRPLLYSRRLLHRLPPDTLSGIPSSPESMAGLVDNETLARIAGEPSRPLAFEPGSDPALGALVADRFGDQVVACSVDPLIGGVYAGSAATVGLRSAVPGLATVLDEGASSLTEAVRRALPTTTGVPVFGAITGGYQVLVNALVRSARLRWVQSAVTQIDPAGDGWLLRDASGGHHRADRVVVAVPAPVLARLATGFAPRAAAAASRIGNASSVVVAMAVPAGAAFPNNSGVLVATGERLHAKAITLTSRKWGDRGYGGRVEVLRLSFGRFGDPRTSAADAELVAWSVQDLEAVFGLSVDPIDVRVQRWPAAMPQYRSGHAALVTGLRAALPPTVAVAGNYLDGIGVPACIAAADRAVAAVISATPAP; encoded by the coding sequence ATTGTGACCACGTCGTACTGCGTCGTCGGGGGCGGAATCTCCGGTCTGGCCGCCGCCCACCGCCTGCGGGCGACACTCGGCGACGCAGTCGACATCACCATCTTCGATCCGGCCGATCGGCTCGGCGGGTTGTTGCGGACCGAGACCCTGGGCGGGATCGGGGTGGACGTGGGTGCTGAGGCGTTCATCGCCCGGCGGCCCGAGGTCCCGGCCCTGTTGGCCGAGCTGGGTTTGGCCGACCGGCAGCGCGGTACCACCGGAGTGCGGCCGTTGCTCTACAGCCGCCGGCTGCTGCATCGGCTGCCGCCGGACACCCTCAGCGGGATTCCGTCCTCACCGGAGTCGATGGCCGGGCTGGTCGACAACGAAACCCTCGCCCGGATCGCCGGCGAACCCAGCCGCCCGTTGGCGTTCGAACCGGGCAGCGATCCGGCGCTGGGGGCACTGGTAGCCGACCGTTTCGGGGACCAAGTGGTCGCCTGCTCGGTGGATCCGCTGATCGGCGGGGTGTACGCGGGTTCGGCGGCAACCGTCGGCCTGCGCTCGGCGGTCCCAGGGTTGGCCACCGTGCTCGATGAGGGTGCGTCCAGCCTGACCGAGGCCGTGCGGCGGGCACTGCCCACCACCACCGGCGTGCCGGTGTTCGGCGCGATCACCGGCGGGTATCAGGTGCTGGTCAACGCACTGGTGCGCAGCGCCCGGCTGCGCTGGGTGCAGTCGGCGGTGACCCAGATCGACCCGGCCGGCGACGGATGGCTGTTACGAGACGCCAGTGGCGGCCATCATCGCGCCGACCGGGTAGTGGTCGCGGTGCCCGCCCCCGTGCTGGCCCGGCTGGCCACCGGGTTCGCCCCGCGTGCCGCGGCAGCGGCCAGCCGGATCGGCAACGCATCCTCGGTGGTGGTGGCGATGGCGGTTCCCGCCGGCGCGGCCTTCCCGAACAACTCCGGGGTACTGGTTGCCACCGGGGAACGGCTGCACGCCAAGGCGATCACCCTGACGTCGCGGAAATGGGGCGACCGGGGGTACGGCGGCCGGGTCGAGGTGTTGCGGTTGTCGTTCGGTCGGTTCGGCGACCCCCGTACCAGCGCCGCCGACGCGGAGCTGGTGGCGTGGTCGGTGCAGGACCTGGAGGCCGTCTTCGGTCTCTCGGTGGACCCCATCGACGTGCGCGTGCAGCGCTGGCCTGCGGCGATGCCGCAATATCGGTCCGGTCACGCCGCCCTGGTCACCGGGCTGCGCGCGGCGCTGCCACCGACGGTGGCGGTCGCCGGAAACTATCTCGACGGCATCGGAGTGCCGGCCTGCATCGCCGCGGCCGACCGGGCTGTGGCGGCCGTGATCAGCGCCACCCCGGCGCCCTAG
- a CDS encoding alpha/beta hydrolase: MTSYSRFARVAVVTAAAVLAGSAPLLAGCAPGLAADPRFATNSGAGPQGQPESTADKAGPPAIEVPKNDLPWHDCTARVFGDAALPATPGVRLDCASYDADVDPLGGGSGAISIGVVRARSVQTPGDAGPVVFTTGWDLPSSLQLPIWLARAGADVLKSHPIVAVDRRGTGMSTPVDCRDRSQRDEMWNQAQFATGDDPVASLGTVTMEATTDCTDSISPGESSYDNTHAATDLERLRSIWDIPALSLIGIGNGAQIALAYAGSHPGKVARLALDSPIPLGAAAESAAEERVKGQQAAFEAFAAQCVAVSCALGPDPKGAVNAVLDAARSGHGPGGASVAAVTNAIVTALGYPTGDRVNTTNELARALASANSGDANLLNNLINRAQGTTGSDGRFVNSCADALNRPTPDRVRELVVAWGKEYPQFGTVGALDMAQCLSWPSSSTPDLPKELKIDVLLLGVQNDPIVGEEGVAATAAAVINAGSASKRVMWQGIGHGAAVYSSCTLPPLIGYLDSGKLPDTDVYCPA, encoded by the coding sequence ATGACCAGCTATTCGAGGTTCGCCCGGGTCGCGGTGGTGACGGCTGCCGCCGTACTGGCCGGGTCCGCGCCCCTGCTGGCCGGTTGCGCGCCCGGACTGGCCGCCGACCCGCGTTTCGCAACCAACTCCGGCGCAGGCCCCCAGGGGCAACCAGAGTCCACCGCGGACAAGGCTGGACCGCCCGCGATCGAGGTGCCCAAAAACGACCTGCCGTGGCATGACTGCACCGCCCGGGTCTTCGGCGACGCGGCGCTGCCCGCCACGCCCGGGGTGCGGCTGGACTGCGCCAGCTACGACGCCGACGTCGACCCCCTCGGCGGCGGCTCCGGGGCGATCAGCATCGGGGTGGTGCGTGCCCGGTCCGTGCAGACCCCCGGCGATGCCGGCCCCGTGGTGTTCACCACCGGCTGGGATCTGCCGTCGTCGCTGCAGCTGCCGATCTGGCTGGCACGGGCCGGCGCGGACGTGCTCAAGAGCCACCCGATCGTCGCCGTCGACCGGCGCGGCACCGGGATGTCGACTCCGGTGGACTGCCGCGATCGCAGCCAGCGCGACGAAATGTGGAACCAGGCGCAATTCGCCACCGGCGACGACCCCGTGGCCAGCCTGGGCACGGTCACGATGGAAGCCACCACCGACTGCACCGACTCCATCTCGCCGGGCGAGTCCTCCTACGACAACACCCATGCCGCCACCGATCTCGAACGGCTGCGCAGCATCTGGGACATCCCCGCGCTGTCGCTGATCGGTATCGGCAATGGCGCTCAGATCGCCCTGGCCTACGCCGGCTCTCACCCGGGGAAGGTGGCCCGGTTGGCACTGGACTCCCCCATTCCGCTCGGAGCCGCCGCCGAATCCGCCGCCGAGGAACGAGTGAAGGGCCAGCAGGCGGCCTTTGAGGCGTTCGCCGCGCAGTGCGTCGCGGTGAGCTGCGCGCTGGGCCCGGACCCGAAGGGCGCTGTCAACGCGGTGCTGGACGCCGCTCGCTCCGGGCATGGTCCGGGCGGCGCCTCGGTGGCCGCGGTGACCAACGCGATCGTCACGGCCCTGGGCTATCCCACCGGCGATCGCGTCAACACCACCAACGAGTTGGCCAGGGCGCTGGCCTCGGCCAACTCCGGCGACGCCAATCTGTTGAACAACCTGATCAACAGGGCCCAAGGCACCACCGGCAGTGACGGCCGCTTCGTCAACTCATGCGCCGACGCGCTCAATCGGCCTACGCCAGACCGGGTCCGGGAGCTGGTGGTCGCCTGGGGCAAGGAATACCCGCAGTTCGGCACGGTCGGCGCGCTGGACATGGCGCAATGCCTGAGCTGGCCCAGCAGCAGCACCCCGGACCTGCCGAAGGAACTCAAGATCGATGTCCTGCTGCTGGGAGTGCAAAACGATCCGATTGTCGGGGAGGAGGGCGTGGCGGCTACCGCCGCGGCCGTCATCAACGCCGGGTCGGCCAGCAAGCGGGTGATGTGGCAGGGCATCGGGCATGGCGCCGCGGTCTATTCGTCGTGCACGTTGCCGCCGCTGATCGGCTACCTCGACAGCGGCAAGTTGCCCGACACCGACGTCTACTGCCCGGCCTGA
- a CDS encoding PACE efflux transporter, translating into MSPAFRRIIYVISYELVAVALTTVGLTVLGFGGGSSGAVAVAASTVAVIWNYVWTTVFEAWERRQDSTTRTVGRRIVHAIGFEGGLVVLLLPIVAALLKVSLAQAFGLEIGLLAFFLVYTFVFAWVFDAVWPPISDVN; encoded by the coding sequence GTGTCGCCAGCTTTTCGTCGCATCATCTACGTCATCAGCTACGAGCTTGTCGCCGTTGCGCTGACCACTGTCGGACTGACCGTGCTGGGGTTCGGCGGCGGCAGTTCAGGGGCCGTGGCAGTCGCAGCATCAACAGTCGCGGTGATCTGGAACTACGTCTGGACCACCGTGTTCGAGGCATGGGAGCGCCGGCAGGACTCCACAACCCGCACGGTGGGCCGCCGGATCGTGCACGCGATCGGCTTCGAAGGTGGCCTGGTGGTGCTGCTGTTGCCGATCGTGGCCGCGCTGTTGAAGGTGTCGCTCGCACAGGCCTTCGGTCTCGAGATCGGCCTGCTGGCGTTCTTCCTGGTCTACACGTTCGTGTTCGCGTGGGTGTTCGACGCGGTGTGGCCGCCGATCTCCGACGTGAACTAG